The region TTTTAAAACCTGAACATGCGCCTGAATGGTGTTTGAATCGTGAAAAATTATGGAATGAAGTTGAAAAAGTAGAAACATATAAAACTTCACAACTAGCTAGAGAATTTAATATTGCCTTACCAATAGAGTTATCAAAAGAGGAACAATTAAAATTAACAAAAGAATATGTTCAAACGAATTTTGTTGATAAAGGAATGGTAGCTGATGTTTCTATTCATAGAGATGATAGAGGCAATCCACACTTCCATGTTATGTTAACAACGCGTCCATTTAATCAAGATGGAACGTGGGGGAATAAATCTAAAATTATTTATATCTTAGATGAACAAGGAGAAAAACAAAAAACGAAAGCAGGAAATATTCGGTCAAGAAAAGATAATTTTACTGACTGGGACGATAAGAAAAACATGAAATCATGGAGAGAAAATTGGGCTACTCTAACGAATATGTATTTAGAACAAGCAGGTAGCAAAGAACGTATTTCTGAAAAAAGTTACATGGAGTTAGGAGAAGAAAAAAAGCAACGATTCATGAAGGATATGTTGCTAGAGAAATGGAAAAACGAGGAGAAGTCAGCGAACGTGTAGAACAAAACAGACAAATAAAAAAAGAAAATTATAATAGACAAAAAGAAAATTCTACTACAACTATTCACGTTATTATGAATCCTTTGTCACCTAAAGAAAAAGGAGAATTGAAAGTCATTGCTAAGAATCTAAAAGTATTTGTCAACTATGATAATCTGATTGATAAAGAAAGAATGATAAAAAATTGGCAACGTACAGAAGCTATCAATAAAATTATTAGACCGGATAACTTTGATTCTTCTGTTATAGATAAAATAGAATTTACAAAAGAAAATGTGGAAAGAGGAAAAGAGATTTTAGAAAAACAATATCTACGAATATTTGAAAAATATTATCCAGAACTTATTGACCATCATTTTTCAAAATATACTCAAATGAATATCGCAAAACGGTCATTAGAAGTAGATCAAGTTTTAGAAATGGAAGAAGTTGTTTCGATTCTAAGTGAATCTAGAGATAATGAAGTTAAGGATCTATTAAAAACCATTTCAAAAAATCCATATGTGAAACCATCTATCGAATACAACCGAGCAATCGTAGTCGCTACTAAAAAATTAGATGAATTTTATAAAGAAAATAATGTCCATCAAGATACCGTTCAGA is a window of Jeotgalibaca sp. MA1X17-3 DNA encoding:
- the mobQ gene encoding MobQ family relaxase, whose amino-acid sequence is MAIYHLSATTISRGKGQSATASASYRSGERLYSERYGESNFYVREMKPETFILKPEHAPEWCLNREKLWNEVEKVETYKTSQLAREFNIALPIELSKEEQLKLTKEYVQTNFVDKGMVADVSIHRDDRGNPHFHVMLTTRPFNQDGTWGNKSKIIYILDEQGEKQKTKAGNIRSRKDNFTDWDDKKNMKSWRENWATLTNMYLEQAGSKERISEKSYMELGEEKKQRFMKDMLLEKWKNEEKSANV